Proteins encoded within one genomic window of Oscillatoria salina IIICB1:
- a CDS encoding DUF4278 domain-containing protein, with protein sequence MKLHFRGNNYETQPVSLEVTEGAVGGTYRGSAWKVHRFRLNRRHQPSQEFIYRGVTYKRG encoded by the coding sequence ATGAAACTTCATTTTCGCGGTAACAATTACGAAACTCAGCCAGTATCTTTAGAAGTAACTGAAGGCGCAGTTGGCGGTACTTATCGGGGTTCTGCTTGGAAAGTTCACCGTTTTCGTTTGAATCGCCGTCATCAACCTAGCCAAGAATTCATCTATCGCGGTGTTACTTACAAACGTGGTTAA
- the pirA gene encoding arginine synthesis PII-interacting regulator PirA, with translation MRFSYRGVGYDRQSLNLEVIEGEVAGKYRGQEIRYKYPRHIPELQPKIYLQYRGVAYSKRPVVKCQSSQLAQSNSTTNPCAFLNSQVNSGISSESAQIHLNNIRRSLERRMEAAKASGNEDLVRLLEQESRQLSINV, from the coding sequence ATGAGATTTTCTTACCGTGGTGTTGGCTACGATCGCCAAAGTTTAAATCTGGAAGTTATTGAAGGCGAAGTAGCAGGTAAGTACCGAGGACAAGAAATTAGATACAAATATCCCAGACATATTCCTGAACTTCAGCCTAAAATCTACTTGCAATATCGTGGCGTTGCTTATAGCAAGCGTCCTGTAGTTAAATGTCAATCTTCACAGCTAGCTCAATCTAATTCTACTACTAATCCTTGTGCGTTTCTTAACAGTCAAGTAAATAGCGGCATTTCCTCCGAATCTGCACAAATTCACTTAAATAACATTCGTCGCAGTTTAGAACGCCGTATGGAAGCAGCTAAAGCTAGTGGAAATGAAGATTTAGTTCGTTTACTCGAACAAGAATCAAGGCAGTTATCGATTAATGTCTAA
- a CDS encoding hydrogenase maturation nickel metallochaperone HypA has protein sequence MSDEQLKKDAARLREWQEKIHTANRKNIFCHCRDCDSEWVDSSFEVVCSQCGSKNVESISCWQFPDD, from the coding sequence ATGTCAGACGAGCAATTAAAAAAAGACGCTGCCAGATTACGGGAATGGCAGGAAAAAATTCACACAGCCAACCGGAAAAATATTTTCTGTCATTGTCGTGACTGTGACAGCGAATGGGTAGATTCCTCATTTGAGGTTGTTTGTAGTCAGTGTGGAAGCAAAAATGTAGAAAGTATTTCTTGTTGGCAATTTCCCGATGATTGA
- a CDS encoding ADP-ribosylglycohydrolase family protein, protein MSSITQKVDSVIGCLLGTAVGDALGLPYEGLSKQRQRKIYSRIDRHRFCFGKGMISDDTEHTCMVAQALIVSGGERAKFARSLAWQFRFWLLSLPVNLGLATLKAILKLWLGFSPDRSGVFSAGNGPAMRSAIIGVCYGDNLEKMRELVKVSARITHTDPKAEWGALAVAIAARFATNQSKVSPETYSQFMTEILPPEAPEFLELIELACESAIKQQSAELFALDLGLNQGVTGYVYHTVPVVIQIWLRHQTDYATAIQEVIRLGGDTDSTAAILGGIIGASVGKVGFPQQWLRDLWEFPKSREWLENLGRKLAEVRVSGRRQKPLSLLPDAIFLRNLFFLFVVILHGLRRLLPPY, encoded by the coding sequence ATGTCATCAATTACCCAAAAAGTTGATTCTGTTATTGGTTGTTTACTGGGAACGGCAGTAGGAGATGCTTTAGGACTTCCTTATGAAGGTTTATCAAAGCAAAGACAACGAAAAATTTATTCTCGGATCGATCGACATCGCTTTTGCTTTGGTAAAGGAATGATTTCTGATGATACAGAACATACTTGCATGGTTGCTCAAGCTTTAATTGTTTCGGGGGGAGAGCGAGCTAAATTTGCTCGCTCTCTTGCTTGGCAATTTCGCTTTTGGTTGTTAAGTTTACCTGTTAATTTAGGTCTGGCAACCCTGAAAGCAATCTTGAAGTTATGGTTAGGTTTTTCGCCAGATCGTAGTGGTGTATTTTCGGCGGGAAATGGACCAGCGATGAGAAGTGCAATCATCGGTGTTTGTTATGGCGATAATTTGGAAAAAATGCGCGAGTTGGTAAAAGTTTCGGCGAGAATTACGCATACAGATCCCAAAGCTGAATGGGGAGCGTTAGCTGTGGCGATCGCTGCACGCTTTGCTACCAATCAGTCAAAGGTATCTCCAGAAACATACTCTCAATTTATGACAGAAATTTTACCACCAGAAGCTCCTGAATTTCTCGAATTAATTGAACTAGCTTGTGAGAGTGCAATCAAACAGCAATCAGCAGAATTATTTGCTCTAGATTTAGGACTTAATCAAGGAGTTACTGGTTATGTTTATCATACAGTCCCTGTCGTAATTCAAATTTGGTTGCGACATCAAACAGACTATGCAACTGCTATTCAAGAAGTTATTCGTCTCGGCGGCGATACTGATTCTACAGCCGCAATTTTAGGTGGAATTATTGGTGCTTCGGTAGGAAAAGTTGGTTTTCCTCAGCAGTGGCTTAGGGATTTATGGGAGTTTCCTAAAAGTAGGGAATGGCTGGAAAATTTGGGGAGGAAATTAGCTGAAGTTAGGGTTAGCGGGAGGAGACAAAAACCGTTATCTTTGCTACCTGATGCGATTTTCTTGCGCAATCTTTTTTTCTTATTTGTCGTAATTTTACATGGGTTGCGGCGTCTGTTACCTCCCTATTGA
- a CDS encoding ABC transporter ATP-binding protein produces the protein MAKVVLENVYKSFRDRGGSSQDTIEPVTTEPLLSPADTPPQLKAETRSPKSINVLRRINLTVKDGEFMVLVGPSGCGKSTLLRVIAGLEELTGGNIFVGSTLVNNLPPKQRDIAMVFQNYALYPHLSVYDNIAFGLRRMSKGEAAETETATPDNSNQSQLPPWAEDLFVGVTRKLPKGLHYVSEKEKSVDAIVREVAKLLQIEPLLRRLPKELSGGQKQRVALGRAIARKPQVFLMDEPLSNLDAKLRAETRSQIVKLQQQLGTTTIYVTHDQTEAMTMGSRIAVMNQGEIQQIATPLEIYNRPANRFVAEFIGSPPMNFIMVKVNAPLLISHAQFRLTLPEAWSTFLKPYDTRSLLLGIRPEHLQISPPATKNLPVKVELVEALGNETYLTVSLSGSIEPPLQVRIPPERIVKPGDSLWLSIQIDKIHLFDPQTGNAIGGLGSVNS, from the coding sequence GTGGCAAAGGTTGTATTAGAAAATGTCTATAAAAGTTTTCGCGATCGCGGGGGTAGTAGTCAGGATACTATTGAACCTGTGACGACGGAACCGTTGTTGTCTCCTGCTGACACACCACCGCAGTTGAAGGCTGAAACGCGATCGCCAAAATCCATTAATGTGTTACGACGTATTAACCTAACAGTCAAAGATGGCGAATTTATGGTACTCGTTGGTCCTTCTGGTTGCGGGAAAAGTACGTTACTCCGCGTTATTGCTGGACTGGAAGAACTTACTGGTGGCAATATTTTCGTAGGGTCTACTTTAGTTAACAATCTTCCACCCAAGCAACGCGATATTGCAATGGTATTCCAAAATTACGCCCTTTATCCTCATCTCAGTGTTTACGATAATATCGCTTTTGGGTTACGACGCATGAGTAAAGGGGAAGCAGCAGAAACCGAGACAGCAACCCCAGATAACTCCAACCAATCTCAATTACCTCCTTGGGCAGAAGATTTATTTGTCGGTGTTACCAGAAAATTACCCAAAGGCTTACATTACGTTTCTGAAAAAGAAAAGAGTGTAGATGCGATCGTCCGCGAAGTAGCGAAATTATTGCAAATTGAACCTTTACTGAGACGACTCCCGAAAGAACTTTCCGGCGGACAAAAACAAAGGGTAGCATTAGGAAGGGCGATCGCGCGCAAACCGCAAGTGTTCCTCATGGACGAACCTCTCTCCAACCTTGATGCTAAACTGCGTGCGGAAACTCGTAGTCAAATTGTCAAACTTCAGCAACAATTAGGGACAACTACGATTTACGTCACTCACGACCAAACAGAAGCAATGACGATGGGATCTCGCATCGCTGTCATGAATCAAGGTGAAATTCAGCAGATTGCTACTCCCTTAGAAATTTATAACCGACCAGCAAATCGTTTTGTCGCCGAATTTATCGGTTCGCCACCAATGAATTTTATTATGGTAAAGGTAAATGCGCCTCTCCTCATTTCTCACGCACAGTTTAGACTTACCTTACCCGAAGCATGGTCAACATTTCTCAAACCTTATGATACGCGATCGCTACTTCTCGGTATTCGTCCCGAACATCTCCAAATTAGTCCCCCAGCTACCAAAAACTTACCTGTCAAAGTAGAATTAGTCGAAGCCCTCGGTAACGAAACTTATCTCACCGTCTCTCTTTCCGGTTCCATCGAACCACCCCTACAAGTCAGAATACCCCCAGAACGCATCGTTAAACCTGGTGACTCACTCTGGCTATCCATCCAAATAGATAAGATACACCTTTTCGACCCCCAAACAGGTAACGCGATCGGGGGACTAGGTTCAGTTAACAGTTAA
- a CDS encoding high light inducible protein has protein sequence MTNPQNTPITNPEERNAWNFGFTPQAEIWNGRLAQIGFLAAVLIELFSGQGLLHFWGLM, from the coding sequence ATGACTAACCCACAAAATACACCCATCACCAATCCTGAAGAACGCAACGCTTGGAATTTCGGTTTCACACCCCAAGCAGAAATCTGGAATGGTCGTCTAGCGCAAATCGGCTTTTTAGCTGCGGTACTAATCGAACTGTTCTCAGGTCAAGGTTTACTACACTTCTGGGGCTTAATGTAA
- a CDS encoding chlorophyll a/b-binding protein, with protein MTNPQTPITKPEDRNEWKFGFTPQAEIWNGRLAQIGFLAALLIELFSGQGLLHFWGLM; from the coding sequence ATGACTAACCCACAAACACCTATTACTAAACCAGAAGACCGTAACGAGTGGAAATTCGGTTTCACACCACAAGCAGAAATCTGGAATGGTCGTCTAGCGCAAATCGGCTTTTTAGCTGCGCTGCTAATCGAATTGTTCTCAGGTCAAGGTTTATTGCACTTCTGGGGCTTAATGTAG
- the gatB gene encoding Asp-tRNA(Asn)/Glu-tRNA(Gln) amidotransferase subunit GatB: MTTATKVKTEYEAVIGLETHCQLNTKTKIFSADSTEFGSPPNTHISPITLGYPGVLPVLNEKVLEYAVKAGLALNCNIAPYSKFDRKQYFYPDLPKNYQISQFDLPIAEHGWLEIELLDQKTKEPIRKKIGITRLHMEEDAGKLVHVGSDRLSGSTHSLVDFNRAGVPLLEIVSEPDLRSGQEAAEYAQELRRIVRYLGISDGNMQEGSLRCDVNISVRPVGQKKFGTKIEIKNMNSFSAIQKAIDYEIERQIKALNGGETLVQETRLWEEGSQRTKGMRSKEGSSDYRYFPEPDLPPIEVSQQQLKQWKAELPELPAQKRSRYQQELGLSAYDAEVLTEDRTVTEYFEAVVAAKANPKQVANWVMGDIAAYLNTNKLSITEIALTPLILAELIQLIEEGTISGKIAKEILPELLTKGGSVKKLVESKGMVQISDSGELEKIIDEVLAAHPKEVEQFHNGKTKLKGFFVGQVMKKTSGRADPKLTNQLLGKKLK; the protein is encoded by the coding sequence ATGACCACAGCGACCAAAGTTAAGACTGAATACGAAGCAGTTATTGGACTGGAAACCCACTGTCAGCTTAATACGAAGACAAAAATTTTTAGTGCTGACTCGACAGAATTTGGTTCACCTCCGAATACTCATATCTCTCCGATTACTCTCGGTTATCCTGGGGTTTTACCCGTCCTGAATGAGAAAGTTCTCGAATATGCAGTGAAAGCTGGTTTAGCTTTGAACTGTAACATTGCTCCTTACAGTAAATTTGACCGTAAACAATATTTTTATCCGGATTTACCGAAAAATTATCAAATTTCGCAGTTCGATCTGCCGATCGCGGAACATGGTTGGTTAGAAATTGAACTTCTCGATCAAAAGACGAAAGAACCAATTCGCAAAAAGATTGGGATTACTCGCTTACACATGGAAGAAGATGCAGGTAAGCTGGTTCATGTAGGTAGCGATCGCCTTTCTGGTTCGACTCATTCTTTGGTCGATTTTAACCGCGCTGGAGTCCCCTTATTAGAAATTGTCTCGGAACCGGATTTGCGATCGGGTCAAGAAGCGGCAGAATATGCTCAAGAGTTACGTCGGATCGTGCGCTATCTTGGCATCAGTGACGGTAATATGCAAGAAGGTTCTCTGCGCTGCGATGTGAATATTTCTGTGCGTCCCGTGGGACAAAAAAAGTTTGGGACGAAGATTGAAATCAAGAATATGAACTCCTTTAGCGCAATCCAAAAGGCGATCGATTATGAAATTGAACGTCAAATTAAAGCTTTAAATGGGGGAGAAACTCTGGTTCAAGAAACTCGACTTTGGGAAGAAGGTAGTCAACGGACTAAAGGTATGCGTAGTAAGGAAGGTTCGAGTGATTATCGCTATTTTCCCGAACCGGATTTACCACCAATTGAAGTTTCTCAGCAGCAACTCAAGCAATGGAAAGCTGAACTTCCCGAACTTCCCGCGCAAAAGCGATCGCGCTATCAACAAGAGTTAGGACTTTCTGCTTACGATGCTGAGGTTTTAACTGAAGATCGTACGGTGACAGAATATTTTGAAGCTGTTGTAGCTGCGAAAGCTAACCCAAAGCAGGTAGCTAACTGGGTGATGGGAGATATTGCTGCTTACTTGAATACGAATAAACTCAGTATTACTGAAATTGCGCTGACACCTTTAATTTTGGCTGAGTTGATTCAGTTAATTGAAGAAGGTACGATTAGTGGTAAGATTGCTAAAGAAATTCTCCCGGAACTCTTGACTAAGGGGGGTTCAGTCAAAAAACTGGTCGAAAGTAAGGGAATGGTGCAAATTTCCGATTCTGGAGAACTGGAAAAAATTATTGATGAGGTCTTAGCTGCACATCCCAAAGAAGTTGAACAGTTTCACAATGGTAAAACAAAACTGAAAGGTTTCTTTGTGGGACAGGTGATGAAGAAAACTAGCGGACGTGCAGATCCGAAGTTGACTAATCAACTGTTGGGTAAAAAGCTAAAATAG